TATCGGATAAAACAAGATGATTGCATATTTATTGATGATTATGCACACCATCCGGAAGAGTTAAGAGCAACAATCACTTCAACTAAAGCTTTATATCCCAATAAAAAGATAACCGGAATTTTTCAGCCCCATCTTTTTACAAGAACCAGGGATTTTGCTAAAGGATTTGCAGAAAGTCTTAATTTGTTGGACGAGTGCATTCTGTTAGACATTTATCCGGCTCGCGAAAAGCCGATTCCCGGAATAGATTCTCATATGTTGATTGAAAAAATGAGAAACATGCCTAAAAAAGTGTTGAGTAAAACAGAATTGCTGGTTGAACTTGAAAAAAATAAACCGGAAGTTTTATTAACCATGGGAGCCGGAGATATCGATACACTGATCACACCCATTGAAAATATTTTAAAGAAATAAATTGAAAAAAATAAACTATAAAAAGATTCTTCACCTGCTAATATGGACATTTTCTATTAGCGGATTGCTGGTTTCTTTTTCTTTTGTTTCTAAAAGCGAAAAACAAATTAGTGTGAACAGATTGAATATTTCAATTTTAAATAATACTGAAAATCAATTTCTTTCAGAAGCCGACATTCGCGCCTATTTTGAACAAAGTGGCACAAAAATATTAAATCAAAAATTTGCAGAGATAAATATTCCTAAACTGGAAAGATTATTAAATGTACATCCGGCAATTGAAAATGCTGAGGTGTCGGCAGAATTAAATGGAGAAATTAGTGTAAACGTGTTGCAGCGTACCCCCATTTGCAGAATCATTAATGCAGATGGAGAAAGCTATTATATCGATTCTCAGAACAAATTAATGCCACTTAATGAGAACTATTCGGCTAGAGTAATTGTGGTAAATGGAAATTTAAATGAACCCTTCGCTCGCAGGTATCAACTTACAGTTGATGAGATAGCCGGGAGTGAAGTATACAAAAAAGTTAGCTTATTGGATGATATCGTAGCAGTAGTTCATGTAATTAATCAAGATTCAACTTTATCCAGTTTAATTCATCAAATTAATATAAATGAAGAGCAGGAAATAGAATTATTTCCGGCAATAGGTAATCATAAAATAGTATTTGGGGAAGCTAAGGATATTGAGCAAAAATTTAATCGATTAAAACTATTTTATACCGAAGGTTTGAATAAAGCTGATGCTTGGAATAAATACTCAATTATCAATTTAAAATATAAAAACCAGGTGGTTTGTACGAAAAAATAATATTATGGAAAAACAACACGATCAACAAAATCAAAATCTCGCTTCTGAACTGGTAGTAGGTTTAGATATTGGAACAACAAAAATTGCGGCAATTGTTGGTCGTAAAAATGAGTTTGGTAAAGTTGAAATTTTAGGTATCGGAAAGTCAGAATCGTTAGGTGTTACCAGAGGTGTTGTTGTAAATATTGAGCAAACAATATCTTCTATACGTGCGGCTGTTGCAATTGCTGCAGATAAGGCCAATGTGGATATTGGAGAGGTGATTGTTGGAATTGCCGGTCAGCATATCAAAAGCATGCAACACCGAGGAATGATTACCCGTCAGAGTTTGGAAGATGAAGTTTCACAAAAAGATGTAGATAATTTAATTGATAATATGCATCGTTTGGTGATGAATCCGGGCGAAGAAATTATTCATGTAATACCTCAAGAGTATATTATTGACAGTGAATCAGGAATTAAGAATCCAATTGGTCATGCCGGCATTAGATTGGAAGGAAATTTTCACATCATCACCGGACAGGTAGGTGCAGTAAAAAATATTTTTAAATGTGTAAACAGAGCAGGATTAGAAACTGTTGATTTACATTTAGAACCATTGGCAAGTGCCGATGCAGTTTTATCCGGAGAGGAAAAAGAAGCCGGTGTAGTGTTAGTGGATATTGGAGGAGGTACAACAGATGTGGCTATTTTTTACGATGGAATCATCAGACACACAGCTGTAATTCCTTTTGGTGGAAATATTATTACAGAAGATATTAAAGAGGGTTGCAGCATCATCAGAACTCAAGCCGAACAATTAAAGGTGCGTTTTGGTTCTGCCTTGGCTCAAGAGAATCAGGAAAATGAAATTATCTCAATTCCCGGTTTACGCGGTCGCCCACACAAGGAAATATCTATTCGATTTCTGGCACAAATTATTCAAGCCCGAATGGAAGAAATTTTAGAGTTTGTTCTTTTTGAAATTAAAAGCAGTGGCTTCGAAAGAAAATTATCAGCAGGAATAGTAGTAACAGGCGGTGGATCTTTATTAAAACATTTACCTCAATTGGTTATGCTTACTACCGGAATGGATTGCCGAATTGGAACTCCAAATGAACATTTAGCCGGCAATGAGGATGAATTAAAGAACCCATTGTATGCAACCGGTGTTGGTTTAGTAATGAAGGGAATTGAAAAATACGAGCGCGATGCTAAAAAAGGAATGAATGCAACTAAAATTCAGATTACAGATGAGAGCCCGGTTGAAGTGGAAGAGACAAAAGACAAGAAAAAAGTGGTTGGACATTCCAAGAAAAAACTGGGAGGCTTTTTTGAGAATATCATCAAAACAGCTTCTGAATGGATAAGTGATGATATTGAATAAAAACTAATAAATAATAAACAACAAATACGTAAAATCATGATGCAATTTGAATTACCTCAAGAAGAAAACTCAATCATAAAAGTGATTGGTGTTGGTGGAGGAGGAAGCAATGCCGTTAATCACATGTATCGCCTTGGGATAAAAGGTGTAGACTTTGTGATATGCAATACAGATAAACAAGCCATGGATCAAAGCCCTGTTCCTAATAAAATACAATTGGGTTCAGACTTAACTAAAGGTCTTGGTGCCGGAGCTCAACCTGAAGTGGGTAGAAACGCCGCTTTAGAATCTATAGATGAAATAAAAAGTTACTTAGATTCCAATACGCAAATGGTATTTATCACTGCCGGTTTAGGTGGTGGTACCGGAACTGGCGCTGCTCCGGTAATAGCCAGTATTGCCCGCGAAATGGGAATACTAACGGTTGGTATTGTTACGATACCTTTTGCCTTTGAAGGAAAAAAGAGAAGGATGCAGGCAGAAGCCGGTTTGGAAGAAATGAAAAAGTATGTAGATACTTTACTAGTAATTGGTAATGATAAGTTAAGAGATATCTACGGTAAATTAAAAATGAGCGAAGCTTTTGCGCATGCCGATGATGTATTAACCGGTGCAGCAAAAAGTATTGCAGAAATTATAAGCTTACACATGCATATTAATGTCGACTTTAATGATGTTAAAACTGTAATGACAGATAGCGGAGTTGCCATTATGGGTTCTGCCATTGCCAGTGGAGAAAAAAGAGCATTAAAAGCGGTTGAACAAGCTTTGAATTCTCCTTTATTAAATGATAATGATATTTCAGGCGCTCGTCATGTATTATTAAATATTATGAGCGGAAGTGATGATATTGATATGGATGAGTTTGGTGAAATAACTGATTTTATTCAAGAGGCTGCAGGCGGAACTGCCGAATTAATTACCGGTTATGGTACCGATCCTTCGTTGGGAGATAATGTAAGCGTAACTATAATTGCAACCGGATTTAATACGAAACAGGCTACCGGATTTGAATCACACATTGTATCAGATAGAAAGATTGTGAACTTAGATGACCAACCGCAAATAAAGAACGAGCCGGTGCAAACTAATATTGTGGATGAAATTAAAAATGAAGAGCCATTTATTTTTGTGAAAGAGGAAGTGAAGGAAACAAAAACGGTTGATGTTTTACCCACCGTAAATCCAACAGATGAAACAAGCCATCACGATATTACCAATGAAGTAAATGAATCGCCTCAGGCAAAAATTACGGAGTTTACTTTTAATGAAGTTTCCGACGAAAACGTAACGGATATTACTTCATCAGTTTCTGAAAATACGGAAGAAAAGGAAGTGGTTAACCGTGAAGAACAAATTAAATTGGCTCAAGAAAGAATCCGTAAATTAAAAGAAATCACGCTTAAAATGAAAAGCCCTGAAGGATTAGCTTCTTTAGAAAAACAAACAGCTTTTGAACGGAAAAATATAGCGCTAGAAAATAAAACGCCGAGCACCGAGAGCAATGTGTCAAGATATACTTTAGGAGAAGGAGACGATAAAAAAATTGAAATACGTCCGAATAACTCCTTCTTACACGATAATGTTGATTAAGTTGTTGGTTTATTAGTTAAGAAATGCAAACCCTGTAAGGTTTGCATTTTTTTTATAATGGAAATTTAACGCGGAATTCTGTATTTCCTTCCTTACTTTCATAATGAAATTGTCCGTCCAATTGTTCACTAAGCGCCTCAATCAAGGTGAGTCCTAAACTATCATTTTTTGTTTGTTTTACATCAAAGCCGTTGCCATTATCTGATATTTTCAGTAAGGCTGAACCAAACTGAATACTTAATGATATATAAACGGTAGGGTTAATTGTATTTTGATTGAATGCATGTTTTAGGCAGTTGGTAATACATTCATTGGTGATTAAACCTAAAGGTACAGCCTTTGTAATATCCCCTTCAATATTTTCTATACTCTCCGTAAGATCAACTTTAAAATCCAGTTGTTGTCCATCCAATATTTCATTCGCTAAACCTACTAAATACTGCTTTAAATTAATTTTAGATAAGTCTTTCTTTTTGTATAAACTTTGATGTACCATGGCAATACTCATCACTCGACTCTTTGCATCTGAAAGGGCTTCAATCGTTTCTTCATTTTTGCTTAAATTTTTTTGCATATTAAAAAGTCCAATCAATACGGCCAAATTATTTTTAACCCTGTGCTGAATTTCCGAAATTAAAATTTCCTTTTCGTGTAACGAATTTTCTATAATTATTTTGTCACTTTTTGTTTTATCCAGTAAATTAATTACTTCATTGTATTGTTTATTAAGCATCCCAATCATGATAATAATTAAGGAAAGTGTAAGCAATATGCAGAATAGAATATTATAGTTAAAAAGTAATTCTATTTCTTCCGCATTAAAATTAACTTCGGGATATAATTGAATGTCAAACAAACGGTTTGCAACAAATCCGATAATTAATATTAAAAACAATCCATGAGTTCGAAATTGATGTTTTTCAGGATTGTGTAATAAACCAATACAAAACAAGGCGGGAAAATAAAATAAATAACTCGCCGTAGCTTCAGGATAATATTCTCCAACATACAGTAAAACACAACTTAATCCAATTACAAATGTTGTGGCCGATAGGTTAAATCTTCTTTTGTAATTTGAATACAAAATAAATACATTATAAAAGATAATAAATAACTGAAGAGAAATGGGATATTTTTGTTTTATAAAAAGAATTGTTGTTCCACCCAACACCATTCCAAAAATTGTTATTAATGAAATGATGTTAAGTATACGGACTTCCCGTTTTTGATAGAAACTGATTTCCGGAAATAGACCGATGTCCAGAATTTTTTGTAACATATTATTAAAAGCAGTTAAACTACCAGATTAACAATTTTTTTAGGAACAACAATAACTTTTTTTGGCTTAGCTCCGTTTAAATATTTCTGCGTCTCTTCCAAACTTAAAATTTCTTTTTCTATCTCAGCCGGATTTAAATTTGCCGGTAATGCCACGTTAAACCGCGTTTTACCGTTAAAGGAAACCGGATAATTGAACGAATCTTCTACCAAGTACTCCGCTTTAAGTTCCGGAAACGCTGCAAAGGCAATGCTTTCTTTATGTCCAATCGCCTCCCATAATTCTTCGGTAATGTGCGGGGCGTAAGGAGAAATTAAAACCAATAAGGGCTCTAATATCTTACGCTTTGTACATTTTAAATCGGTTAATTCGTTTACACAAATCATAAAATTACTCACCGAAGTATTGAACGAAAATCGCTCAATGTCTTCTGTTATTTTTTTAATGGTTTTGTGTAATGTTTTTAATTCTGCTTTATTGGGTTCTTCTTCACTAATAACTAACTTATCTTCTTTATAAAACAACTTCCAGAGTTTTTTTAAAAATCCGGAAACACCGGTAATGCCATTGGTATTCCAGGGTTTACTTTGCTCAAGCGGACCCAAAAACATTTCATACAAACGTAAAGTATCGGCACCGTATTTTTCGCAGATTAAATCAGGAGTTACCACGTTATACCAACGCTTACTCATTTTTTCAATAGCGTTTGAACATATTAATTTTCCATCTTCTAATTCAAATTCAATATTTTTGAAATCGTCTCTCCAATTTTTTAATGCATTAAGGTCAACACTATTTCCTTCAACAATATTTACATCAATATGTACATCTGTACAATTATAATTCTTCTTTAATCCTGCAGAAACAATTCTGTTTTCGTTGAGAACTCGATGTATTATTGCTGAAGTTCCCTGTATCATCCCCTGATTAATTAATTTTTTGGCGGGTTCATCTACAGGTATTAAACCCCTATCAAATAAAAATTTAGTCCAAAAACGCACATATAATAAATGGCCGGTGGCATGTTCGCTTCCGCCAATGTATAAATCAATATTTTGCCAATAATCCATTAATTTTTTATCGGCAAAAGCATTTTTATTTTGAGCATCCATGTATCTTAAAAAATACCAGGAACTTCCTGCCCAACCCGGCATGGTGGTGTGCTCGTAATTAAATTCTCCTTTGTATTTCCAGTTTTTCGCTCTGGCTAATGGGGGTTCTCCGTCTTCGGTGGGTAAAAATTTATCTACCTCAGGTAACACCAACGGTAATTCCTCATCGGATAAAGCGTAGGGAATATCATTTTTATAATAAATAGGAATGGGTTCGCCCCAATATCTTTGTCTACCAAAAACGGCATCTCTTAAACGGTAATTTATTTTTCCGGTTCCTATATTTAATTTTTCAATTTCCTGAATGGCTTTTTTAATGGCAGCCTTCACCTCTAATCCGTTTAAGAAATCAGAATTAATTAGTTTTCCTTCTTTCTCATCCCAGGAATTTTCTTCAAAATTATGCTCTTTCGTTGGAATAATTACCTGAGGTTTTTCAATTTTAAAATGTGTAGCAAATCTGAAATCTCTTTCATCATGTGCAGGTACTGCCATCACCGCTCCGGTACCATATCCGGCCAAAACATAATCACCCACCCAAACCGGAATTGGTTTTTTGGTGAAGGGATGTTCAACATAAGTTCCGGTAAATACTCCGCTTACTTTATTTATTTCGGCTTGTCTTTCTCTCTCACTTCTGTTTTTGGCGTAAGTTACATACTCTTCAACTGCATTTTTTTGTTCTGCTGTAGTAACAGTATTCACTAAGTCATGTTCAGGGGCTAAGGTTACAAAGGCTACTCCAAATATTGTATCTGGTCTTGTTGTAAATACTTCGATTGTGTTTGAAGCCTCACCCCCTTGCCCCCTCTCCAAAGTAGAGGGGGTTGAGGAAATTTTTGTTCTTATTCTTTCAATGACTTCATCCAAGTTGTTATTGATTTCTTTATTTGTGAATCTGATCACTTCAAAGCCAATTGAATTTAAAATTCTTGTTCTGTTGGCATCTCGCTCTTTAGTTAGTTCATGTATTTCGCCATCTACTTCAATGATGAGCGACTTTTCTAAACATATAAAGTCAGCAATAAACGTTTCTATTGGGTGTTGTCTTCTGAATTTTACACCTAGTTGATTATTTCTTATAGCTTGCCATAATTTATCTTCAGATTCAGTTTGAGGCTGTCGATTTTCTTTTGCAAATTGTTTTAAAGCTTGGTAAACTGATTTATCTGCTGTTTGCCACTTCGGTTTGTTTCCCTTCTCCATTGGAGAAGGGTTAGGGATGAGGCTGAATTTCAAAGAAGTTCCCTCACTTTTTCCAATCCAATTTCGTTGTGATTCTTTTAAACTTTCACTCCAGTCAATTTGTTCGAGTCCGTCTAATAAACGCTGAGCATAAGCAGTAATTCGCATGCTCCATTGTTTCATCATTTTTCTTTCTACCGGATGTCCGCCTCGTTCACTTACTCCGTCTTTCACCTCGTCATTGGCTAATACAGTACCCAGGGCAGGACACCAATTCACCACGGCTTCGCCTAAATAAGCCAAACGATATTGCATTAAAATATCAGATTTTTCTTTTTCACCGAAATTTTTCCATTGATTGGCCGAGAAAGAAATAAATTTCTCATCGCAAGCGGCATTCACTTTCTGATTACCGTTTGTTTCAAATTCATGGATAAGGGTTTCAATTTTTTCGGCTTTATTCGTATTTTCATTAAACCAGGAATTAAAAAGCTGAATAAAAATCCACTGAGTCCATTTATAATATTCCGGATTTGAAGTTCTAACTTCTCTATCCCAATCAAAACTAAAACCAATTTTATCTAACTGTTCGCGGTATCTGTTTATATTTTCTTCGGTAGTGATAGCAGGATGTTGTCCGGTTTGTATGGCATATTGTTCAGCAGGTAAACCAAAACTATCGTATCCCATGGGATGTAAAACATTAAATCCCTTATGTCTTTTATATCGGGCAATAATATCCGATGCGATATAACCCAAGGGATGCCCAACATGTAAGCCGGCACCTGAAGGATAGGGGAACATATCTAAAACATAATATTTGGGTTTAGCTGAATTATCTTCGGCCTTAAATGTTTTTGCCGCAGCCCATCGTTCCTGCCATTTTTTTTCTATAGTTCTGAAATGATATTCCATTTTATTTACAAGCCCTAAATATAACGATAGTTTAATTAAAATTGATGCGTTTTAAAGCGGAACAGCATTTCCGGTTTCTACCAAAAATACTTTATGTTCAATAGGCATACTATCAAATAGCTGCTGCATTCGGTCGGCATGGGAATCCGTTATAAATACCTGCCCAAAATTTTCATTGCTCACCAATTCAATTAACTTAGTAAATCTGTTTTTATCCAGTTTATCATATACATCATCCAGCAAAAGCAAGGGCGTGGTATTTTTTTTATCTTTTATAAACTCGTATTGAGCCAGCTTCAGCGCCAACACATATGATTTTTGCTGGCCCTGAGAAGCGAATTTTTTCAAACTGTTGCCGGATAAAATAAATTCCAAATCGTCTTTATGCGGACCAATACTGGTATAAGTTAATGCACGATCTTTGGCCAAATTAGCCATTAAAGCTGCCTTATAATCTTTGCTTCCAATACTACTCTGATAGGCCAGGCCCACTGCTTCAACACTGCTGCTGATGAAAGCGTAGTATTTATTAAAAATGGGAATAAATTGTTTGAGAAATTCTTGTCGTATTTCGCAAATTATTTTTCCGTGTAACACCAATTGTTCATCCCAAATATCAATGGTTTCAGAATCAAATGTTCTGCTTTCGGCAAATTGTTTTAATAGAGCGTTGCGTTGTCGAATAACTTGTTGGTAAGCAACCAATTTATCTAAATACACTTTATCGTATTGCGCAATAACACTATCTAAAAATTTTCTTCTTTCCTCACTGGTGCCGTTAATTAATTCGGCATCACCCGGTGAAATCATAACTAAGGGAAATTGACCAATGTGTTCACTTAATCGATCATATTCCTTTTTATTTTTTCGAAAAACTTTTTTTTGATTTCGCCTTAATCCGCAATAAACCTCTGTTTCTTCATTAAATTTATTAAACACGCCTTGAATTACGCAAAGTCCCTCGTTGTGTTTTATGTTTTGACTGTCAATAGCATTGAAGTAACTTTTACAAAAAGAGAGATAGTAGATGGCATCCAGTAAATTGGTTTTGCCCATGCCGTTATTACCCACAAAACAGTTAATTTTTTGCGAAAATTCAGCGTCAAATGAAGCGTAATTTTTGAAGTTTATAAGGGATAATTGCTTTAAAAACATGGGTTTTCAACAAAATTAGGCATTTTTTAAGGCTAAGTACCGCTATTTAAAAAAAATTCGGAATTCAAGGAAAAAATGCTAAATTCGCAGACTAATTTTTTGTACAAATGTCTGATTTAAAAGAAGAAACAAATGTTGAGAACAACGATGAAATCGTTGAAGTAAATGAAGAGGTTTCAGAAAAAGTAGCAAAGCCGATTGATCCCAGTTTAGAGGGCATTCAATTGTTTTATGAAAAAAATAAAAAAATGGTCACTTATGTGGGTGGCGGTTTAGCTTTACTTATTGCTCTTTTTGTATATTATAAATTTATGTATCTGCCTGAAAAAGAAAAAGAGGCAGCCAATGAAGCATTTTGGGCTCAAGCTTTTTTTGAAAGAGATAGCTTTAATTTAAGCTTAAAGGGCGGACCTATGGTGATGGCAGCAGAAGGACAAAAACAAATGATGGGCTTTGAACAAATTGCTGATGAATATAGCATGACTAAAGTTGGAAATTTAAGTAATTATTATGCCGGTGTTTGTCTTTTAAGAACAGGGAAATATGAGCAAGCCATTGAACGTTTTAATCAATTCAGCGCGAATGATGCATTACTGGCACCCATTGCACTTGGAGCAACCGGCGATGCGTATATGCAATTAAATAATGCCGAACAAGCCGTAAAATATTATTTGAAGGCGGCTGATAAAAGCAACAATAGTTTTACAACTCCTTTATACTTAAAAAAAGCAGGATTCGCTTATGAATTAAAAGCAAATTATGCAGAAGCTTTAGGTATTTACGAAAGAATAAAACGCGAATATGGAAAAAGTGCGGAAGGAAAAGAGATTGAACGCGATATTGCTAAGGTAAAAACATTAGGTAATCTTTAATATGAAAGTCCCGATACAAACGGGACTTTTTAATTTTATATGAGTTCAGTAAATCATCATTTATCAAAAGTGCAGGGAAGCGAAGTTCCGGATGCATCCTTATATAAATTTGGAATAGTTTGGTCGGAATGGAATTCGGAAATAACTAATGCGCTTTTACAGGGAGCTAAAAATACTTTGTTGGATAACGGAGCCCGGGCCGAAAATATTATTATTAAAGCTGTACCCGGCAGTTTTGAACTTACTTTAGGCGCACAATGGATGTTGGAAGAAACAGATGTAGATGCTGTGATTTGTTTAGGTTGTGTGATACAGGGAGAAACCAAACATTTTGATTTTATTTGCAATGCCGTAGCCAAAGGAATTACGGATTTAAATATTGAGTACAGTGTGCCGGTTATTTTTGGCGTACTTACACCTAATGATATGCAGCAGGCCTTGGATAGAGCAGGAGGAAAGCATGGAAATAAAGGAGATGAAGCTGCCATTACAGCCATAAAAATGATTGCGCTATATGATTCATTTGACGAAGAATTGTAATTGAAAAAATAAATTAAGGAATCCTGTTTGAATCAGGAGCTGACGCGCAACCGTGATGCAATTTTGCTAAGCCGGACACTTATTAACTAAAAAACACTCTCGCGATACGGAGTACGACTTAAGTAAAATTAAGTAATTGTATCGCTTTAGTATGAAGCGATTTTTTTTATTTCTAATTTTTCCCTTTTGTATAAAAGGACAATTTGCTCCCGCTGCCGGACAACCGGGTTCAACGGCTATTAAAAAAGATAGTTCAATTATTGTGAATTGGGCCAATGCCTGTGAAATTACAAGAGGATATCAGGATATTTCTAATACAGGATTGGGATTAACTACAGTTGGAGAAAATACGAGTGCAATTGGACCGGCAGATGGGAACCAAGTGGTGAGTTTAGGAGATGGAGGGCAGGCCATTTTAAATTTCCCGCAAGCCATTCGTAACGGTCCCGGATTTGATTTTTGTGTTTTCGAAAATTCATTTGATCCCGGATTTTTAGAATTGGCTTTTGTGGAAGTAAGTAGCGACGGAATAAATTACACCCGATTTCCGGCAACTTGCAATGTGCAAAACACCTTGCAGATTGGTCCTTTCG
This window of the Sphingobacteriaceae bacterium genome carries:
- a CDS encoding 6,7-dimethyl-8-ribityllumazine synthase, whose amino-acid sequence is MSSVNHHLSKVQGSEVPDASLYKFGIVWSEWNSEITNALLQGAKNTLLDNGARAENIIIKAVPGSFELTLGAQWMLEETDVDAVICLGCVIQGETKHFDFICNAVAKGITDLNIEYSVPVIFGVLTPNDMQQALDRAGGKHGNKGDEAAITAIKMIALYDSFDEEL
- the recF gene encoding DNA replication/repair protein RecF; its protein translation is MFLKQLSLINFKNYASFDAEFSQKINCFVGNNGMGKTNLLDAIYYLSFCKSYFNAIDSQNIKHNEGLCVIQGVFNKFNEETEVYCGLRRNQKKVFRKNKKEYDRLSEHIGQFPLVMISPGDAELINGTSEERRKFLDSVIAQYDKVYLDKLVAYQQVIRQRNALLKQFAESRTFDSETIDIWDEQLVLHGKIICEIRQEFLKQFIPIFNKYYAFISSSVEAVGLAYQSSIGSKDYKAALMANLAKDRALTYTSIGPHKDDLEFILSGNSLKKFASQGQQKSYVLALKLAQYEFIKDKKNTTPLLLLDDVYDKLDKNRFTKLIELVSNENFGQVFITDSHADRMQQLFDSMPIEHKVFLVETGNAVPL
- a CDS encoding tetratricopeptide repeat protein — its product is MSDLKEETNVENNDEIVEVNEEVSEKVAKPIDPSLEGIQLFYEKNKKMVTYVGGGLALLIALFVYYKFMYLPEKEKEAANEAFWAQAFFERDSFNLSLKGGPMVMAAEGQKQMMGFEQIADEYSMTKVGNLSNYYAGVCLLRTGKYEQAIERFNQFSANDALLAPIALGATGDAYMQLNNAEQAVKYYLKAADKSNNSFTTPLYLKKAGFAYELKANYAEALGIYERIKREYGKSAEGKEIERDIAKVKTLGNL
- a CDS encoding leucine--tRNA ligase, yielding MEYHFRTIEKKWQERWAAAKTFKAEDNSAKPKYYVLDMFPYPSGAGLHVGHPLGYIASDIIARYKRHKGFNVLHPMGYDSFGLPAEQYAIQTGQHPAITTEENINRYREQLDKIGFSFDWDREVRTSNPEYYKWTQWIFIQLFNSWFNENTNKAEKIETLIHEFETNGNQKVNAACDEKFISFSANQWKNFGEKEKSDILMQYRLAYLGEAVVNWCPALGTVLANDEVKDGVSERGGHPVERKMMKQWSMRITAYAQRLLDGLEQIDWSESLKESQRNWIGKSEGTSLKFSLIPNPSPMEKGNKPKWQTADKSVYQALKQFAKENRQPQTESEDKLWQAIRNNQLGVKFRRQHPIETFIADFICLEKSLIIEVDGEIHELTKERDANRTRILNSIGFEVIRFTNKEINNNLDEVIERIRTKISSTPSTLERGQGGEASNTIEVFTTRPDTIFGVAFVTLAPEHDLVNTVTTAEQKNAVEEYVTYAKNRSERERQAEINKVSGVFTGTYVEHPFTKKPIPVWVGDYVLAGYGTGAVMAVPAHDERDFRFATHFKIEKPQVIIPTKEHNFEENSWDEKEGKLINSDFLNGLEVKAAIKKAIQEIEKLNIGTGKINYRLRDAVFGRQRYWGEPIPIYYKNDIPYALSDEELPLVLPEVDKFLPTEDGEPPLARAKNWKYKGEFNYEHTTMPGWAGSSWYFLRYMDAQNKNAFADKKLMDYWQNIDLYIGGSEHATGHLLYVRFWTKFLFDRGLIPVDEPAKKLINQGMIQGTSAIIHRVLNENRIVSAGLKKNYNCTDVHIDVNIVEGNSVDLNALKNWRDDFKNIEFELEDGKLICSNAIEKMSKRWYNVVTPDLICEKYGADTLRLYEMFLGPLEQSKPWNTNGITGVSGFLKKLWKLFYKEDKLVISEEEPNKAELKTLHKTIKKITEDIERFSFNTSVSNFMICVNELTDLKCTKRKILEPLLVLISPYAPHITEELWEAIGHKESIAFAAFPELKAEYLVEDSFNYPVSFNGKTRFNVALPANLNPAEIEKEILSLEETQKYLNGAKPKKVIVVPKKIVNLVV
- the ftsZ gene encoding cell division protein FtsZ encodes the protein MQFELPQEENSIIKVIGVGGGGSNAVNHMYRLGIKGVDFVICNTDKQAMDQSPVPNKIQLGSDLTKGLGAGAQPEVGRNAALESIDEIKSYLDSNTQMVFITAGLGGGTGTGAAPVIASIAREMGILTVGIVTIPFAFEGKKRRMQAEAGLEEMKKYVDTLLVIGNDKLRDIYGKLKMSEAFAHADDVLTGAAKSIAEIISLHMHINVDFNDVKTVMTDSGVAIMGSAIASGEKRALKAVEQALNSPLLNDNDISGARHVLLNIMSGSDDIDMDEFGEITDFIQEAAGGTAELITGYGTDPSLGDNVSVTIIATGFNTKQATGFESHIVSDRKIVNLDDQPQIKNEPVQTNIVDEIKNEEPFIFVKEEVKETKTVDVLPTVNPTDETSHHDITNEVNESPQAKITEFTFNEVSDENVTDITSSVSENTEEKEVVNREEQIKLAQERIRKLKEITLKMKSPEGLASLEKQTAFERKNIALENKTPSTESNVSRYTLGEGDDKKIEIRPNNSFLHDNVD
- a CDS encoding sensor histidine kinase: MLQKILDIGLFPEISFYQKREVRILNIISLITIFGMVLGGTTILFIKQKYPISLQLFIIFYNVFILYSNYKRRFNLSATTFVIGLSCVLLYVGEYYPEATASYLFYFPALFCIGLLHNPEKHQFRTHGLFLILIIGFVANRLFDIQLYPEVNFNAEEIELLFNYNILFCILLTLSLIIIMIGMLNKQYNEVINLLDKTKSDKIIIENSLHEKEILISEIQHRVKNNLAVLIGLFNMQKNLSKNEETIEALSDAKSRVMSIAMVHQSLYKKKDLSKINLKQYLVGLANEILDGQQLDFKVDLTESIENIEGDITKAVPLGLITNECITNCLKHAFNQNTINPTVYISLSIQFGSALLKISDNGNGFDVKQTKNDSLGLTLIEALSEQLDGQFHYESKEGNTEFRVKFPL
- the ftsA gene encoding cell division protein FtsA, with translation MEKQHDQQNQNLASELVVGLDIGTTKIAAIVGRKNEFGKVEILGIGKSESLGVTRGVVVNIEQTISSIRAAVAIAADKANVDIGEVIVGIAGQHIKSMQHRGMITRQSLEDEVSQKDVDNLIDNMHRLVMNPGEEIIHVIPQEYIIDSESGIKNPIGHAGIRLEGNFHIITGQVGAVKNIFKCVNRAGLETVDLHLEPLASADAVLSGEEKEAGVVLVDIGGGTTDVAIFYDGIIRHTAVIPFGGNIITEDIKEGCSIIRTQAEQLKVRFGSALAQENQENEIISIPGLRGRPHKEISIRFLAQIIQARMEEILEFVLFEIKSSGFERKLSAGIVVTGGGSLLKHLPQLVMLTTGMDCRIGTPNEHLAGNEDELKNPLYATGVGLVMKGIEKYERDAKKGMNATKIQITDESPVEVEETKDKKKVVGHSKKKLGGFFENIIKTASEWISDDIE